In Caldicellulosiruptor morganii, the following proteins share a genomic window:
- the rpsO gene encoding 30S ribosomal protein S15 codes for MLTKEQKQEIIQKYQLHEYDTGSPEVQIALLTERINRLNEHLQIHKKDFHSRRGLLKMVGQRRKLLNYLKEYDINRYRELIEKLGLRK; via the coding sequence AGGAGATAATCCAAAAGTACCAGCTTCACGAATATGATACAGGTTCTCCAGAGGTGCAAATAGCTCTTTTGACAGAGAGAATTAATAGGCTAAATGAGCACCTGCAGATTCATAAAAAAGATTTTCATTCCAGAAGAGGGCTTTTGAAGATGGTAGGTCAAAGAAGAAAGCTGCTCAATTATCTTAAAGAGTATGACATCAACAGATATCGTGAGCTGATTGAAAAATTGGGATTGAGAAAGTAA